A genomic region of Vibrio sp. 10N contains the following coding sequences:
- a CDS encoding C45 family autoproteolytic acyltransferase/hydolase has product MLTTKRAILATALVLSGAAQAISLEPAPGLDVNQPYYAPQAFVQQETLPIVDIRGVKPAEYAELFEKQVGEEVRRGIKEAQYVYKLAGINVVEFEKNSMKVLENSRKLNPEYFEIVEALAKVGGISLETMFTLSQLDAALASAAQSALSGCTTVSFAGTGVVGQVNDTPSLSGGNYWVLQADDYVQVMASGFYGSGQTLGKDIGVVINFQGTDSKGVGLDADSAIELGALQNYLVRNAKNVDDAEKILDQYRTVVASHFNFADSNGNTVGVEMLDGENYVIKRSAGVGHANHSERPGVMQAFAESVGLGEKNKQRTVATAYTEWRAEFAQQFIDNTPEGNVDAAKYVLNTKPIAQHAAYGSDFISTLTAVMDAKEGCMEVAPGVGDWNDFQRVCLEK; this is encoded by the coding sequence ATGCTAACGACGAAACGCGCAATCCTAGCTACTGCACTAGTACTATCAGGCGCAGCTCAGGCGATTTCTCTTGAACCTGCTCCAGGTCTGGATGTGAACCAGCCTTACTATGCTCCCCAAGCATTTGTGCAGCAGGAAACTTTACCAATTGTGGATATTCGTGGTGTCAAGCCTGCAGAGTACGCTGAGTTATTTGAAAAGCAGGTAGGCGAAGAAGTTCGACGTGGTATTAAGGAAGCGCAATACGTTTATAAGCTAGCAGGGATCAATGTGGTCGAGTTTGAGAAAAACTCAATGAAGGTGTTAGAAAACTCTCGAAAGTTAAACCCTGAATATTTTGAAATCGTTGAGGCGCTGGCCAAAGTAGGTGGCATTTCACTGGAAACCATGTTCACTCTATCGCAGTTAGATGCCGCGTTGGCGTCGGCAGCTCAGTCTGCGCTTAGTGGATGTACAACAGTAAGCTTCGCTGGTACCGGTGTTGTTGGTCAGGTAAACGACACGCCATCACTTTCTGGGGGTAACTACTGGGTATTGCAAGCGGATGATTATGTACAGGTGATGGCATCTGGCTTCTATGGCTCGGGTCAGACGCTCGGTAAAGATATCGGCGTTGTGATTAACTTCCAAGGTACTGACTCTAAAGGTGTGGGTCTTGATGCAGACAGTGCGATTGAGCTAGGTGCGCTTCAAAACTATCTCGTGCGAAATGCCAAGAATGTCGATGATGCCGAAAAGATCCTCGACCAATACCGCACAGTGGTCGCTTCTCACTTTAACTTTGCGGATAGTAACGGTAATACCGTTGGCGTCGAAATGCTTGATGGTGAGAACTATGTGATTAAACGTTCTGCTGGTGTTGGCCACGCTAACCACTCTGAGCGTCCAGGCGTGATGCAAGCCTTCGCAGAATCTGTTGGTTTAGGTGAGAAAAATAAGCAACGCACGGTTGCTACTGCTTATACCGAGTGGCGTGCTGAGTTCGCACAGCAGTTTATCGACAACACGCCAGAGGGCAATGTCGATGCTGCTAAATATGTCCTGAATACTAAGCCAATCGCGCAGCATGCTGCCTATGGTTCTGATTTCATCTCCACACTGACGGCAGTCATGGATGCAAAAGAGGGTTGTATGGAGGTGGCTCCGGGCGTAGGTGATTGGAATGATTTCCAGCGAGTATGTCTTGAGAAGTAA
- a CDS encoding PAS factor family protein, with translation MKELIYQTLVSLSNKMPEEHAEIRQNLYEQLELPFNKQADLFASVLGPAGAGKFENDQAMNAAVESAIRLLETPEH, from the coding sequence ATGAAAGAGTTAATTTATCAAACGCTTGTTAGCCTCTCCAACAAAATGCCAGAAGAGCATGCTGAAATCAGACAGAACCTTTATGAGCAGTTAGAACTGCCTTTCAATAAGCAGGCCGATCTGTTTGCTAGCGTGCTTGGCCCTGCAGGTGCCGGTAAATTTGAAAATGACCAGGCAATGAATGCCGCTGTAGAAAGTGCCATTCGTTTGTTGGAGACGCCTGAGCACTAA
- a CDS encoding electron transfer flavoprotein-ubiquinone oxidoreductase has product MATEVYNMQRESMEFDVVIVGAGPAGLSAAIRLAQLQQQQEKPLSICVIEKGAEVGAHILSGAVFETRALDELIPDWMSKGAPVNNPVTRDECLFLTTHLNHVVIPELLTPNSMKNHSNNHVISLGNLCRWLADQAEQLGVEVFPGFAASKVLYDSDYTVTGVQTADMGLDKNGEKKPNFEPGIDLIAQYTIFAEGARGHLGKSLIDKYSLDQNKQPQHYALGFKELWQLPKGHPHYKQGNVTHGVGWPLSESSTNGGSFLYHLPGNQLAVGLIVDLNYRNPHLNPFEEFQRFKHHRAILKYLSGGERLCFGARAIAKGGLRSLPKQQFPGGLLIGCDAGTLNMGKLKGSHTAMKSGMLAAEAVFKYLVAPQPGREADYQSEFEASWLYDELESTQNFGANLHRFGEPVGGLINVLEQNWWPKLFKKSVPWRVLDLTEDHMCLDGIDQFKTIDYPKPDGKLSFDKPSSLFLSGTQHEENQPCHLLLREPALVTETHLPLYNEPSQRYCPAGVYEILNTDGQPQLQINPTNCLHCKTCDIKDPSANIDWTAPEGGGGPSYRGM; this is encoded by the coding sequence ATGGCAACCGAGGTGTACAACATGCAAAGAGAATCCATGGAATTTGACGTAGTGATTGTAGGCGCAGGCCCTGCTGGGCTCTCTGCGGCAATCCGACTCGCTCAATTGCAACAGCAGCAAGAAAAACCACTTTCAATCTGTGTAATAGAAAAAGGGGCAGAAGTCGGTGCACATATACTCTCCGGCGCCGTATTTGAAACTCGAGCGTTAGATGAGCTTATCCCTGACTGGATGAGCAAAGGCGCTCCAGTGAACAACCCCGTCACCCGCGATGAATGCTTGTTCCTCACCACTCATCTCAATCATGTCGTAATACCTGAACTTCTAACGCCAAACAGCATGAAAAACCATTCAAACAACCACGTCATAAGCCTTGGTAATTTATGTCGATGGTTAGCAGATCAAGCAGAGCAGTTAGGCGTCGAAGTCTTTCCCGGTTTCGCCGCGAGTAAGGTCTTATATGATTCAGATTACACCGTGACTGGTGTACAAACCGCTGACATGGGTCTCGACAAAAACGGAGAAAAAAAACCTAACTTCGAGCCCGGCATTGATCTCATCGCCCAATACACCATTTTTGCGGAAGGTGCCCGCGGCCACCTCGGTAAATCACTCATCGACAAGTATTCTCTCGACCAGAACAAACAGCCCCAACACTACGCGCTTGGCTTTAAAGAGCTGTGGCAGCTACCTAAAGGCCATCCGCATTATAAACAAGGCAATGTTACTCATGGTGTCGGTTGGCCGCTCAGTGAATCGAGTACAAATGGGGGGAGCTTTTTATACCACTTACCCGGTAATCAGCTGGCTGTCGGTTTAATTGTCGACCTCAATTACCGCAACCCTCATCTCAATCCTTTTGAAGAGTTCCAACGCTTTAAACATCATCGCGCGATTTTAAAATACCTATCCGGTGGCGAACGATTGTGTTTTGGAGCAAGAGCCATCGCCAAGGGCGGATTACGCTCACTACCTAAGCAACAATTTCCCGGAGGCCTGCTCATTGGCTGTGATGCTGGTACGCTCAATATGGGCAAACTTAAAGGCAGCCACACCGCTATGAAATCGGGCATGTTGGCAGCAGAAGCGGTATTTAAGTATCTAGTGGCACCTCAACCAGGGCGTGAGGCAGACTATCAAAGTGAATTCGAAGCTTCATGGCTTTATGATGAGCTGGAAAGCACCCAAAACTTTGGTGCTAACCTTCATCGGTTTGGTGAACCTGTTGGTGGTCTTATCAATGTGCTCGAACAAAACTGGTGGCCGAAACTATTTAAGAAGTCAGTGCCATGGAGAGTACTGGATCTTACCGAAGATCATATGTGCCTTGATGGAATCGACCAGTTTAAGACCATTGACTACCCTAAGCCAGACGGAAAGCTTAGCTTTGACAAGCCTTCCTCGCTGTTTCTCTCTGGCACCCAACATGAAGAAAACCAGCCGTGTCATCTTCTCCTGCGCGAACCCGCCTTAGTAACCGAGACTCACCTTCCTCTGTACAACGAGCCTAGCCAGCGTTACTGCCCAGCGGGTGTGTATGAGATTCTCAATACCGATGGACAGCCACAGTTACAAATCAACCCCACCAATTGCCTACACTGCAAGACATGCGACATAAAAGATCCATCAGCTAACATCGATTGGACAGCTCCAGAGGGGGGCGGAGGGCCAAGTTATCGCGGGATGTGA
- a CDS encoding electron transfer flavoprotein subunit beta/FixA family protein — protein sequence MKVLVAVKRVIDPYAKIRVNADGTGVETSDIKMSMNPFCEIAVEEAIRLREAGLATEVVVVSIGDSAVQETLRNALALGAERAIHVETDLMLEPLAVAKVLKQIMSKEAPQLVLMGKQSIDTDNNQVAQMLAALTDRPQGTFVSKLVIEGEAALVTREVDGGLETLKLQLPAIISTDLRLNEPRYASLPNIMKAKKKPLDVVPLEALSVDVNARHQVLEVMPPKSRAAGQLVASVDELVDKLRNEAKVL from the coding sequence ATGAAGGTATTAGTGGCGGTTAAACGTGTCATCGACCCTTATGCAAAAATCCGAGTAAATGCCGACGGAACTGGGGTGGAAACAAGCGATATCAAGATGTCGATGAACCCATTTTGCGAGATCGCTGTGGAAGAAGCCATTCGGCTGAGAGAGGCAGGTTTAGCAACGGAAGTCGTGGTGGTTAGTATTGGGGATAGTGCGGTGCAAGAGACACTTCGTAATGCTCTTGCCTTAGGGGCTGAACGCGCCATTCATGTTGAAACCGATTTAATGTTAGAGCCCTTGGCGGTAGCAAAAGTGCTTAAACAAATCATGTCAAAAGAAGCACCCCAATTGGTGTTAATGGGCAAACAATCTATTGATACTGACAACAACCAAGTGGCTCAGATGCTTGCCGCTCTGACTGATCGTCCACAAGGTACATTCGTATCGAAACTTGTCATCGAAGGTGAAGCTGCATTAGTGACACGAGAAGTGGATGGCGGATTAGAAACATTGAAGTTGCAGTTACCAGCGATTATCAGCACGGATTTACGCCTTAATGAACCGAGGTATGCCTCTTTACCCAACATAATGAAAGCGAAGAAGAAGCCGCTAGATGTCGTGCCTCTTGAGGCATTGTCGGTCGATGTTAATGCGAGACATCAGGTATTAGAAGTGATGCCACCGAAATCTCGCGCGGCGGGTCAATTGGTCGCGAGTGTCGATGAGCTGGTGGACAAGCTCCGTAATGAAGCTAAAGTGCTTTAA
- a CDS encoding electron transfer flavoprotein subunit alpha/FixB family protein, with amino-acid sequence MDSKTLIIAEHDNRQIAPDTLKTLFAASQIGGEIYVLVVGHEITAVAECLSTVEGVTQVLLVDTEQFTHPTAEDVAPIIVELSEGFTHFFAPATTFGKNLMPRVAAMLDVGQLSDVIQIESPDTVIRPIYAGNALARIKSNDSKLVMTIRGSAFDSANTDSQESSPVEVVEPQACQQTLASFVDSQHTISERPDLSSAKVVISGGRGLGSKENFALVERLADKLGGAIGASRAAVDAGFVSNDLQVGQTGKIVAPGLYMAIGISGAIQHMAGMKDSKVIVAINSDPAAAIFEVADYGLVGDLFEIMPELIEKLP; translated from the coding sequence ATGGATAGTAAAACACTGATCATTGCCGAGCACGATAATCGTCAAATCGCCCCAGATACTCTGAAAACGCTCTTTGCTGCAAGCCAGATAGGCGGTGAAATCTATGTTCTTGTGGTCGGACACGAAATCACAGCAGTAGCTGAATGCTTATCAACGGTGGAAGGTGTGACACAGGTATTGCTTGTCGATACCGAGCAATTTACACATCCTACCGCTGAAGATGTCGCCCCTATCATTGTTGAGTTAAGCGAGGGGTTTACTCATTTTTTTGCACCAGCAACCACATTTGGTAAAAACCTGATGCCGAGAGTGGCGGCGATGCTTGATGTTGGGCAATTGTCTGATGTTATTCAAATAGAATCGCCCGATACCGTTATTCGCCCGATTTATGCTGGTAATGCGCTAGCGCGAATAAAGTCCAACGATTCTAAGTTAGTCATGACGATTCGTGGTTCAGCGTTTGATTCAGCTAATACGGATAGCCAAGAAAGTTCACCTGTTGAAGTGGTTGAGCCACAGGCTTGTCAACAAACTCTGGCTAGTTTTGTTGACTCTCAACACACAATATCAGAGCGTCCCGACTTATCGTCGGCAAAAGTCGTCATATCAGGCGGTCGAGGCTTAGGTAGTAAAGAGAACTTTGCATTGGTTGAGCGTTTAGCCGACAAACTCGGTGGCGCAATTGGCGCATCAAGAGCCGCAGTGGATGCAGGCTTTGTTTCTAACGATCTTCAGGTTGGGCAGACGGGTAAAATTGTTGCACCCGGTCTCTACATGGCCATAGGTATTTCCGGCGCTATTCAGCACATGGCGGGAATGAAAGACTCCAAGGTTATCGTGGCGATTAACAGCGATCCGGCCGCGGCGATTTTTGAGGTGGCAGATTATGGG